ATTAAAATATGGTATTATGAAAATTGATATTCATGCAAAAAACATTACTGTTAAAGAAGGTTTAAAGGATCTGATAACAAGCAAGGTAAATAAGCTGAGCAACTTTCATTCTTATATCTTGGATACTGATGTGTATTTAAGGAATGAAGGAGAGGGAATAAATGCAAATGAGGTTCAAATTAAACTGAATATCAAGAGTCAAACATTGGTGTCAAAAGAGAAGGGTGATACCTTTGAACAAGCCTTGGAAATAGCCGTTGATCACATGAAAAGACAGCTTAAAAAGGCTAAGCAAAAATAATACAAATTAATTTTGAATATTAAAATAAATAATTTCTATCTTTGCACTCCTTTTTTAGGGCGACTTACTATAAGTCACTTTGGTTCTTTGGTGTAATGAAAAGGAATATAAGCCGATGTAGCTCAGTTGGCCAGAGCAGCTGATTTGTAATCAGCGGGTCGGGGGTTCGAATCCCTTCATCGGCTCATTTATAATAGTTTGGGGAGATTCCAGAGTGGCCAAATGGGGCAGACTGTAAATCTGTTGGCGTACGCCTTCGGAGGTTCGAATCCTCCTCTCCCCACATCGATCATCGAAGCCTTGGCGTAGATGATCATCGATCATCCTAACTTTAGCGAAGATGATCATTGACCTTCGAAACCTGTGTGTGGTTGGTCAGTAATGTTTGAAGTTAGAGCGAATTGGTTAGTAATCATTTTCGCTTTGACAAAAGAAATTAGTATCGTTGACAAGGTTGGTGCATTTTGTACCTTATCCAAGGCTTCGGTGCACTATGCGGGAGTAGCTCAGCTGGTAGA
Above is a window of Bacteroidota bacterium DNA encoding:
- the raiA gene encoding ribosome-associated translation inhibitor RaiA, yielding MKIDIHAKNITVKEGLKDLITSKVNKLSNFHSYILDTDVYLRNEGEGINANEVQIKLNIKSQTLVSKEKGDTFEQALEIAVDHMKRQLKKAKQK